The window GGATGCTTTCGGCCAGCTCGTAGAGCGAACCTTCGTCCATGCGCGTGCGCGGCTGGTACTTGCCTGCCTGCAGCTGGCTCAGCTTCAGTGTCGTGGGCAGGCCGTCGCCGGCCGGCTGCGCTGGTGCGTCCTGTGCCTTGGGCCCGAGTAGCGCTTCGAGGCCGAGGCCGAGGCCCTTGGGTTTCTTGGTGACCATGTCGATCATTCTCACCGAGCCGGCCACCGTCGGCGCATCGCGTGCGGCGTGGGGCTCAGCCCGTGCGCAGCGAGATCAGCAGTTGATGACCCGCATCCCAGTCGCCCAGGCCGGATTCGCTGTTGAGGTGGCCGACCGCTCCGGCCACGACCAGGGTCGCGCCCCAGTCCTGCGCCATCGTGCCGGCGCGCTGCGGGGCGCAGTACGGATCATCGGTGCTGATCACCACCGTGGCTGCAAACGGCAGGCGCCGGCGCGGCACCGGTCGCCAGGAATGGAGCTGCGGCGGCATGTCTTCGCGCTCGGTGTCGGGGGGGCCGACGAGCAGCGCGCCGCGCACGCGGTCAGCCTGCTGCGTGTGTGCAGCCCAGGCGGCGACCAGCTGGCAACCCAGGCTGTGGGCGACGAGCCAGCACGGCTGCGGGGCCGCCAGCAGCACCTCCTCGAGGCGGGCCATCCAATCGCCTCGGCGCGGCCACTGCCAGTCGTCCTGTTCGACGCGGCGGTAGCCGTGGCGCCGCTCCCAGCGCGTCTGCCAGTGGTCGGCATCGGAGTTCTGCCAACCAGGCAGCACCAGCACGGAGGAGGAGGTGTCGGGCATGCTCGACCCTCAGCGCAGACTGGCGAGGCGCTTCACCATCTCGTTGGCGAACTGCACAAAGGCCTGGGCGCCCTTCGACTGCCCGTCGAACACGACGCCCGGCACGCCGTAGCTCGGCGCTTCGGCCAGGCGCACGTTGCGCGGGATCACGGTGTCGAACACCTTGTCGCCGAAGTGCGCCTTGAGCTGCTCGCTCACCTGCTGCTGCAGCGTGATGCGCGGATCGAACATCACGCGCAGCAGACCGATGATCTGCAGCGAGGGGTTGAGGTTGGCGTGCACCTGCTTGATGGTGTTCACCAGGTCGGACAGGCCTTCGAGCGCGAAATACTCGCACTGCATCGGCACCACCACGCCGTGCGCCGAGCACAGGCCGTTGAGCGTCAGCAGGCTCAACGAAGGCGGGCAATCGATCAACACGAAGTCGTACTCACCGTCGACGGCGGCCAGCGCGGTCTTGAGCCGCTGGTCGCGGCGTTCGAGGGCCACCAGCTCGACTTCGGCGCCCGCCAGCTCGCGGTTGGCGCCGAGGACGTCGTAGCCGCCCTTCTCGGAGCGGCGGCGCGCCTCGGCGATCGAGGCGGATTCGAGCAGCACATCGTAGACCGAGAGCTCCAGCGTGCGCTTGTCGATGCCCGAGCCCATGGTGGCGTTGCCCTGGGGGTCGAGGTCGACGACCAGCGTGCGCTGGCCGATCAGCGCGAGGCCGGCGGCCAGGTTGACGGTGGTGGTCGTCTTGCCGACGCCGCCCTTTTGGTTCGCGATGCAGAAGATCTTGGCCATGACTCAGCCGCCGAGGGCGACAGGAACGCCCACCGCGCGGGCTGCGCGGCCGAGGGCAGGGTCCAGCGTCGCAAGCGGCAGGCCGCGGCGCTGGGCGAGGTCGAGGTAGAGCGCGTCGCAGGTGCTGAGGCCGCGGTCGCGGGCCAGATCCAGCACTTCGTGCCGCATGCGCTGCGGCACGCCGGCTTCGGTCTCTATCGGCAGCTCGTCGAGCAACGCCACGATCTCGGCGACACGCCCCTTCGTGGTGCGGCCACGCCGCTCGGCGAGCAGCAGGATCTGCGTGACTTCGGCGTGCCAGATCTCCGGCACCACGGCGCCGTGGCGGGCCACCTCGAGCGCGAGTTCACGGGACGCCGGCGTCTGCGCATCGGCGGACAACCACGCCAGCGCGGCCGAGGCATCGAGCACGACCGCCGCCATCAATGCGGCTCCTCGCCGTGCAGGGCCCGCCAGTCGCGCCCCAGCGCCAAGTCACCGCCGATCTGCAGCAGACGTTCCGCCGCTGCTTGCGCATCGGCGGCCGATCGGGCGATCGGCAGCAGCCGCGCCACGGGTCGAC is drawn from Methylibium petroleiphilum PM1 and contains these coding sequences:
- a CDS encoding RBBP9/YdeN family alpha/beta hydrolase, giving the protein MPDTSSSVLVLPGWQNSDADHWQTRWERRHGYRRVEQDDWQWPRRGDWMARLEEVLLAAPQPCWLVAHSLGCQLVAAWAAHTQQADRVRGALLVGPPDTEREDMPPQLHSWRPVPRRRLPFAATVVISTDDPYCAPQRAGTMAQDWGATLVVAGAVGHLNSESGLGDWDAGHQLLISLRTG
- a CDS encoding ParA family protein, giving the protein MAKIFCIANQKGGVGKTTTTVNLAAGLALIGQRTLVVDLDPQGNATMGSGIDKRTLELSVYDVLLESASIAEARRRSEKGGYDVLGANRELAGAEVELVALERRDQRLKTALAAVDGEYDFVLIDCPPSLSLLTLNGLCSAHGVVVPMQCEYFALEGLSDLVNTIKQVHANLNPSLQIIGLLRVMFDPRITLQQQVSEQLKAHFGDKVFDTVIPRNVRLAEAPSYGVPGVVFDGQSKGAQAFVQFANEMVKRLASLR
- a CDS encoding type II toxin-antitoxin system VapC family toxin, giving the protein MAAVVLDASAALAWLSADAQTPASRELALEVARHGAVVPEIWHAEVTQILLLAERRGRTTKGRVAEIVALLDELPIETEAGVPQRMRHEVLDLARDRGLSTCDALYLDLAQRRGLPLATLDPALGRAARAVGVPVALGG
- a CDS encoding type II toxin-antitoxin system Phd/YefM family antitoxin, which gives rise to MRSTSVGAFEAKTHLSALLERVERGEEIVITRHGRPVARLLPIARSAADAQAAAERLLQIGGDLALGRDWRALHGEEPH